The following proteins are co-located in the Candidatus Paracaedibacter acanthamoebae genome:
- a CDS encoding protein-disulfide reductase DsbD family protein, with amino-acid sequence MLTPLLATQATLEHTTVELLSEVESIKPSQPFWLAFKITMKPGWHTYWKNPGDSGLETQLTWELPDGFSVSPIQWLPPERLPQSTLVSFGYTNEAYHLVQIIPPTDLLQDKYTLSVQANWLVCEETCIPEETKLALILNRSQENDSLYSQHKPLIDELVSELPEKPDQFGEYQVKGDNVVFYLPAGFLTDRKISEIVFFPEEKGVIQNSMPQHWSIKDNHVVMTIAKNHTFPDRITGLIQATDAETKTIKSYQLYFGKVEVAPIKQGLETTLWGVLLLALLGGLVLNAMPCVFPVLSLKAVTIAKKAHHQPSFIRQQGLLYTLGVIVTFLTLASVLIGIKQTGETVGWGFQMQNPYFIVFMTYLMFFVGLSLSGVVYLPILFGNTQATINDETSKWGSFWIGILAVLVATPCTAPFMGVAIGYAMGQPSFIIFLVFLSLSIGFALPYLLISLFPAALKVLPKPGRWMETFKEFMAFPMYASVAWLLWVLVQQTGSRGLIICLMGLVLMAFSIWIWQRHRHRSPIAKILMMLGLATLTVAPIAYLQQPQEIVRVEKFSRQRLQELRAQGRPVFVYGTAAWCITCKVNEVALKSTAVQLLFKDNDIAFLEADWTNQDAEITDYLGSFGRSGVPLYVFYSKTGESQILPQILTESILVETIMNGG; translated from the coding sequence ATGCTGACTCCCCTGTTGGCAACTCAAGCAACCCTCGAACACACAACCGTTGAATTGCTGAGTGAAGTCGAATCAATTAAACCCAGCCAACCCTTCTGGCTTGCTTTTAAAATAACGATGAAACCTGGCTGGCACACTTATTGGAAAAATCCAGGTGATTCTGGTCTTGAAACCCAATTGACATGGGAACTTCCCGATGGATTTTCCGTCTCTCCTATTCAATGGTTACCCCCTGAACGCTTACCACAGTCAACCTTAGTGTCTTTTGGCTATACCAATGAAGCCTATCACCTCGTCCAAATAATTCCTCCCACGGATCTGTTGCAGGATAAGTATACATTATCCGTTCAAGCCAATTGGTTGGTTTGTGAAGAAACTTGTATCCCTGAAGAAACAAAATTAGCCTTAATCCTGAATCGGTCTCAAGAAAATGATTCTCTTTATAGCCAACATAAACCATTGATTGATGAGTTAGTCAGTGAACTTCCTGAAAAACCTGATCAATTTGGAGAATATCAAGTCAAAGGCGACAATGTTGTCTTTTACCTGCCAGCAGGTTTTCTAACCGATAGAAAAATTAGTGAAATTGTCTTCTTTCCTGAAGAAAAAGGCGTTATCCAAAATAGTATGCCACAACATTGGTCGATCAAAGATAACCATGTGGTCATGACAATTGCTAAAAATCACACATTTCCTGATCGTATCACAGGCTTGATCCAAGCCACCGATGCTGAAACTAAGACGATAAAATCCTACCAACTTTATTTTGGCAAAGTTGAAGTAGCTCCTATTAAACAAGGTTTAGAAACTACCTTGTGGGGCGTTTTATTGCTCGCCTTACTAGGCGGATTGGTCCTCAATGCAATGCCTTGTGTTTTCCCTGTACTGTCTTTGAAAGCTGTCACCATTGCTAAGAAGGCCCATCACCAACCAAGCTTTATCCGTCAACAAGGGCTGCTTTATACGTTGGGCGTCATCGTTACATTTCTAACATTGGCCTCAGTTCTCATTGGTATTAAACAGACGGGAGAAACTGTGGGATGGGGCTTTCAAATGCAAAATCCTTATTTCATTGTTTTTATGACTTATCTAATGTTCTTTGTCGGCTTAAGCCTCTCGGGTGTGGTGTATCTGCCTATCTTATTTGGCAATACCCAAGCGACTATCAATGATGAAACGAGTAAGTGGGGCAGTTTTTGGATTGGCATATTGGCGGTTCTTGTCGCTACACCGTGCACCGCTCCTTTTATGGGCGTCGCCATTGGGTATGCCATGGGTCAACCTTCTTTTATTATTTTTCTGGTTTTCTTAAGCTTGTCTATTGGCTTTGCCTTACCTTATTTATTAATCAGCCTATTCCCTGCTGCTTTAAAAGTTTTACCTAAACCGGGGCGGTGGATGGAAACTTTTAAAGAATTTATGGCTTTTCCGATGTATGCCAGTGTTGCCTGGCTGTTATGGGTTCTGGTCCAGCAGACAGGATCGCGCGGGCTTATTATCTGTCTCATGGGGTTAGTGCTTATGGCCTTTAGCATTTGGATTTGGCAACGCCATCGTCACCGATCCCCGATAGCTAAGATTCTTATGATGCTTGGACTGGCGACTCTCACGGTTGCACCCATTGCCTATTTACAGCAGCCGCAAGAAATTGTCAGGGTTGAGAAATTTTCCCGCCAACGGCTTCAAGAATTAAGGGCCCAAGGCCGCCCGGTATTTGTGTACGGCACAGCAGCTTGGTGTATTACCTGTAAAGTCAATGAAGTTGCGCTGAAATCAACAGCTGTTCAATTGCTTTTTAAAGATAATGACATAGCCTTTTTAGAAGCCGATTGGACGAATCAAGATGCTGAAATTACCGATTATCTTGGCAGCTTTGGGCGCAGTGGTGTGCCGCTGTATGTGTTTTATTCAAAAACCGGAGAATCCCAGATTCTTCCCCAGATATTAACCGAGTCAATCCTCGTTGAAACTATCATGAATGGAGGATAA